Proteins encoded within one genomic window of Scheffersomyces stipitis CBS 6054 chromosome 3, complete sequence:
- the YXE1 gene encoding hypothetical protein, whose translation MDLSLPYDRKINSRSVTTELSEWVAQLKWEDVPDKIKDRTKFLILDGIGCALVGAHLPWSEEAVEAVLKFETPGGDSPIVGWKGRKTGLVSAALLNSTFIQGFELDDYHSYAPLHSNSIILPTLLSLCSKDPSKHSGRDFILATIVGFEVGPRVGKSIGGSSILSLGWHSGAVFGPPVAAASACKFLSHNAIQIEDAFGIACTQASGLMSAQFESSVKRMQHGFAVRNGLFAALLADSNYKGISKVFERKYGGYIPVFTLGGLKPKPEEISLGLGEIWRIEGTLVKLHPCMGGIHSTCECVEELVNSQEVDSKNIEGVKIELGKAAFHHGGWKAQRPINVIGAQMNNSYIAASIFVDGSLQMKSFTEDKLNREEVWDIVKKTQCVENNFEGQIDPQFKLCTQVTVTTKDGKEHISRVVNPKGVLPPLTGKEIVEKFKNLTNNVITKDQQDKIIETVLNLDKFDMSCLLDSLDIDTSNPLAV comes from the coding sequence ATGGATTTGTCTTTACCATATGATAGGAAGATAAATAGCAGAAGTGTAACCACGGAGCTTAGTGAATGGGTTGCCCAACTTAAATGGGAAGATGTTCCAGACAAAATTAAGGATAGAACAAAATTTTTGATCTTAGACGGCATTGGATGTGCCTTAGTAGGTGCTCATTTGCCATGGTCTGAAGAAGCAGTCGAAGCAgttttgaaatttgaaacCCCAGGAGGAGATTCACCAATAGTGGGCTggaaaggaagaaagacGGGGCTTGTCTCAGCAGCTTTACTCAATTCCACATTCATTCAAGGTTTCGAGCTCGATGACTACCACAGTTACGCTCCTTTACATTCCAATTCTATAATTTTGCCTACACTTTTGAGTTTATGTTCTAAAGATCCCAGCAAGCATTCAGGGAGAGACTTTATCTTAGCAACAATAGTCGGGTTCGAAGTTGGACCAAGAGTTGGCAAATCAATTGGGGGAAGTTCTATTCTCTCGCTTGGTTGGCACAGCGGTGCTGTCTTCGGTCCACCTGTGGCCGCTGCGTCTGCCTGTAAATTCTTGAGCCATAACGCcattcaaattgaagatgctTTTGGAATAGCTTGTACCCAAGCGTCTGGTCTCATGTCGGCACAATTTGAGTCTTCTGTGAAACGAATGCAACACGGTTTTGCTGTTAGGAATGGCCTATTCGCAGCGTTATTGGCAGATTCAAATTACAAAGGGATTTCAAAGgtctttgaaagaaagTACGGTGGCTACATTCCAGTTTTCACTTTGGGTGGTTTGAAACCTAAACCTGAAGAGATATCCTTAGGCTTAGGTGAAATTTGGAGAATAGAAGGTACCTTAGTGAAACTACACCCTTGCATGGGAGGGATCCATTCCACATGCGAATGTGTAGAAGAACTAGTCAATAGCCAGGAGGTTGATTCTAAAAATATTGAAGGAGTTAAAATTGAATTAGGTAAAGCAGCTTTTCATCATGGGGGCTGGAAAGCACAGAGACCAATCAATGTTATTGGTGCACAGATGAATAACTCATACATCGCCGCATCTATATTTGTTGATGGGTCACTTCAAATGAAATCTTTTACCGAAGATAAATTGAACCGTGAAGAAGTTTGGGATATTGTAAAGAAAACTCAATGTGTAGAAAACAACTTTGAGGGCCAAATTGACCCTCAGTTCAAATTATGCACTCAAGTTACAGTAACGACGAAGGATGGGAAAGAGCATATATCGAGGGTTGTCAATCCAAAGGGAGTGTTGCCTCCATTAACCGGAAAAGAAATTGTCGAAAAATTTAAAAATTTAACTAACAATGTTATTACTAAAGACCAGCAGGATAAAATTATCGAAACagttttgaatttggatAAATTCGACATGTCTTGTCTATTAGACTCCTTGGATATTGACACTAGCAACCCGCTTGCTGTctaa
- the LEU3 gene encoding 3-isopropylmalate dehydratase (aconitase superfamily) (3-isopropylmalate dehydratase large subunit (Isopropylmalate isomerase) (Alpha-IPM isomerase) (IPMI) (bacterial)~go_function lyase activity; hydro-lyase activity~go_process metabolism) — MGRPLNLIEKILKEHALGESEIVPGNLLCVSVDWTVASELSWSGLYEIYNRLGKPGVHRNDRIWLAADHIVDPRINHMAKPQFLIKMAEAGAKELDIKDYQPPNTTIMHTEFYRERAQPGMLIIGADSHTCSSGALGCLAVGLGTSDVVFPLITGETFFQIPETLKIEIVGKPNFGIGGKDTILHILKEFKRNTIASNRAVEYDGQGLQYLSCDARFAISNMSTEFGALAGVFVPDQQTSAFINRRKNPIFKRDSLYFRPDEGANYVEVREINLGEVVPYIALFPSPDNVVPVTEKLGMELDGCFVGACTTAEEDLILGALVLKAGLESGLKVSERGHRRVTPGSLVLIARLKEFGLLQWYEKAGFAVGAPGCSYCVGMGADQAAPGEVWLSSQNRNFENRMGKGSIANLASSSTVAASSFSMKVTDPSYLLDRVDRNEYDKYRLFWKDSQESIMYSEPKEIAPEKVTRLMAYKEELSELPEVIKSRVQRFDDDVDTDAIIPIDKMGKDDLATSAFAYVRPDFVKKVHEGAKIIVAGRGFGSGSSRETAPEALKLCGVQAVIAKSFAYIYNRNQANISLFGIRVADEGFYKAAQEGETVEILVKSRQVQVNGTTYAFQLDNLELKLQSSGGLLKRFKKHGKDVFRQLQSELSETPTSSCGTVTIEDVSCHSEKGMTW; from the coding sequence ATGGGCCGGCCGTTGAATTTAATCGAGAAGATTCTTAAGGAGCACGCCCTAGGAGAGTCTGAAATTGTTCCCGGAAATTTGTTATGTGTCAGCGTTGATTGGACAGTAGCTTCTGAGCTTAGTTGGTCAGGACTATATGAAATCTACAACAGGCTTGGAAAACCTGGGGTACATAGAAATGACAGAATTTGGCTAGCTGCAGATCATATTGTTGATCCAAGAATAAACCACATGGCTAAACCACAATTTTTGATTAAAATGGCTGAAGCTGGTGCTAAGGAGTTGGACATCAAGGACTATCAACCTCCTAATACGACCATTATGCATACTGAATTCTACAGGGAAAGGGCACAACCTGGTATGTTAATCATTGGGGCAGACTCACACACATGCTCAAGTGGTGCTTTGGGGTGCTTGGCTGTAGGACTTGGAACTTCTGATGTTGTGTTTCCATTGATAACAGGGGAAACATTTTTCCAAATTCCTGAAACCTTGAAGATAGAAATCGTAGGTAAACCTaattttggaattggtgGTAAAGATACAATATTACATATTTTGAAGGAGTTCAAAAGAAATACAATTGCTTCAAATCGTGCTGTCGAATATGATGGGCAAGGACTTCAGTACCTTTCTTGTGATGCAAGGTTTGCTATATCCAATATGTCTACTGAATTTGGTGCTCTTGCTGGTGTGTTTGTTCCAGATCAACAAACATCAGCCTTCAtaaacagaagaaagaaccCTATCTTCAAAAGAGATTCATTATATTTCCGCCCAGATGAAGGAGCCAATTATGTCGAAGTTAGAGAAATTAATTTAGGTGAGGTTGTACCATATATCGCTTTGTTCCCGTCGCCCGATAACGTCGTTCCAGTGACTGAGAAACTTGGTATGGAGCTTGATGGATGTTTTGTAGGGGCATGCACAACAGCTGAGGAAGATTTGATCTTAGGTGCACTTGTTCTAAAAGCTGGTTTGGAAAGTGGTCTAAAGGTATCGGAACGTGGTCATAGAAGAGTGACCCCCGGATCACTTGTACTTATTGCAAGACTAAAGGAATttggtcttcttcaatggtACGAGAAGGCAGGTTTTGCTGTTGGAGCTCCAGGCTGTAGCTACTGTGTAGGTATGGGAGCAGACCAGGCAGCTCCAGGTGAAGTTTGGCTCTCCTCACAGAACAGAAATTTCGAGAATCGGATGGGAAAGGGCTCCATCGCTAATCTcgcttcttcatctacagtTGCTGCTTCATCATTTAGCATGAAGGTCACTGATCCAAGTTATCTTTTGGATAGAGTTGACAGAAACGAGTACGACAAGTACAGACTTTTTTGGAAGGATTCTCAAGAATCCATTATGTACTCAGAGCCAAAGGAAATAGCTCCAGAAAAGGTGACAAGATTGATGGCGTACAAGGAGGAACTATCCGAACTACCTGAAGTAATCAAATCAAGGGTTCAGAGATTTGATGATGACGTTGATACTGACGCGATCATTCCAATAGACAAAATGGGTAAAGATGACTTAGCCACTAGTGCTTTTGCTTATGTTAGACCTGATTTTGTGAAAAAGGTTCACGAAGGGGCTAAGATTATTGTAGCTGGTAGAGGCTTTGGAAGTGGTTCCTCGAGAGAAACTGCACCAGAAGCATTGAAACTTTGTGGAGTACAAGCGgtgattgcaaaatcattCGCTTACATATACAACAGAAATCAAGCGAATATCTCATTATTCGGTATCCGGGTCGCTGATGAAGGATTTTACAAAGCTGCTCAGGAGGGAGAAACTGTTGAAATTTTAGTCAAAAGCAGACAGGTTCAGGTGAATGGAACAACATATGCTTTCCAATTGGATAATTTGGAACTTAAGCTTCAATCTAGTGGAGGCTTATTGAAGAGATTCAAAAAACACGGCAAAGACGTGTTCCGTCAATTACAGTCTGAGTTGTCCGAGACTCCAACTTCCTCCTGTGGGACTGTCACCATTGAAGACGTGTCCTGTCATAGCGAAAAAGGGATGACTTGGTAA